One part of the Sporosarcina ureae genome encodes these proteins:
- a CDS encoding tripartite tricarboxylate transporter permease translates to MGIDVQAILDGFMTTIQPMNLFWIALGGFLGTVVGMLPGLGPATAIALLIPITFGMEPTSALILMAAIYYGAMYGGSRSSILLNTPGDGSAIAATFDGYPMAQKGQAGQALAISAIASLIGGLIAVVGFIILAKPLASFALRFGPAEYFLLMVFTLSAIVALAKGQMVKGFISMCIGLMISTVGIDLQTGVYRFTMGNVHLSEGVDFLVVIIGIYAVGEVLYNFLSINKPVGKKKSVGKIWITKEQWKRSKWPIIRNGPVGFLIGVLPGAGGAIASMLSYSMEKQISKHPEEFGEGAIEGLAAPESSNNAAAVGAFIPMLAMGIPGSGTTAVILGAIVMLGLKPGPLLFENNPDMVWTFINSMFIGNLFLVILNIALVGILVKILDTPPRVLYPVIMMLAFIGTYTLGYSTVDFLILIIFGFVGLFMKLLRFPVAPLILAVIVGSDMEQNFRMSLISYPNVVGIFTASPITIALVIMTIVSLGFPFLSSWMKNRKAEKNSSEMM, encoded by the coding sequence ATGGGAATAGATGTACAAGCCATTTTAGATGGCTTTATGACAACAATTCAACCGATGAATTTATTCTGGATTGCACTAGGCGGGTTCCTCGGAACAGTCGTTGGAATGTTACCGGGTCTTGGACCTGCTACCGCGATCGCTTTGCTGATTCCGATTACATTTGGAATGGAGCCAACGAGTGCGTTAATTTTAATGGCCGCAATTTATTACGGTGCGATGTACGGTGGCTCGAGAAGCTCGATCTTATTGAACACACCAGGAGACGGGTCAGCAATTGCTGCTACGTTTGACGGCTATCCGATGGCCCAAAAAGGTCAAGCGGGTCAAGCGCTTGCGATTTCCGCGATTGCTTCGTTAATTGGTGGTTTGATTGCAGTTGTTGGATTTATTATTTTAGCTAAGCCACTGGCCAGTTTTGCTCTGCGTTTTGGTCCAGCAGAATATTTCTTATTGATGGTATTTACACTATCAGCGATTGTTGCGCTAGCAAAAGGGCAAATGGTGAAAGGTTTTATTTCGATGTGTATTGGATTAATGATCAGTACAGTCGGGATCGATTTACAGACCGGCGTTTACCGTTTCACGATGGGGAATGTCCATCTAAGTGAAGGAGTAGATTTCCTCGTAGTCATTATTGGAATTTACGCGGTTGGAGAAGTGTTGTATAACTTCTTATCCATTAATAAACCGGTAGGAAAGAAAAAGTCAGTCGGTAAAATCTGGATTACGAAAGAACAATGGAAACGATCAAAGTGGCCGATTATTCGTAACGGTCCGGTTGGTTTCTTAATCGGTGTACTTCCAGGGGCAGGTGGCGCAATTGCGTCTATGCTAAGTTATTCAATGGAAAAACAAATCTCTAAACATCCTGAAGAGTTTGGCGAAGGAGCAATTGAAGGATTGGCTGCACCTGAATCATCTAATAACGCAGCGGCTGTTGGAGCATTTATTCCAATGCTAGCAATGGGAATCCCAGGTTCAGGGACGACTGCTGTTATCCTCGGTGCAATTGTTATGCTAGGTTTAAAGCCGGGACCGTTATTGTTTGAAAACAATCCAGATATGGTCTGGACGTTTATCAACAGTATGTTCATTGGAAACCTATTCCTAGTCATCTTGAACATTGCGCTTGTTGGGATTTTGGTGAAGATCTTGGATACACCGCCACGTGTCCTATATCCTGTCATTATGATGCTGGCATTTATCGGTACCTATACACTAGGTTACAGCACAGTGGATTTCCTCATTCTAATCATCTTTGGTTTTGTTGGTTTGTTCATGAAGTTGCTGAGATTCCCTGTGGCTCCATTGATCTTGGCAGTAATTGTCGGATCCGATATGGAACAAAACTTTAGAATGAGTTTAATTTCTTATCCGAATGTGGTGGGCATTTTCACAGCATCACCTATTACAATTGCGCTTGTCATCATGACGATCGTATCGCTAGGCTTCCCGTTCTTGTCTTCATGGATGAAGAATCGTAAAGCTGAAAAAAACAGTAGCGAAATGATGTAA
- a CDS encoding SLC13 family permease, whose translation MKTMTNKKRLLFGFSVLLYIVTFLPVTETSEIIRAIACLIIIQVLWIGGVFPLAFSSLLLMLLLSVHFFTYEETLSYFASEIVWLLFSTFILAGAFIESGLASRLSLKLLSLSKGSSRLLVFFSFVLMFILSLFIPSNVGKASLVSSVLDSIIKHLQKMGSVERLAKSLFIGLTLIVPISGAVVATGASSTLYAYGLLGDVTVGLDYVQWLLYMGPPIVIFMFFLFLLFLIVFPPERIDGPELEGLIEEKLLGLGKMSVNEWKVLAIIGTTVVLWMTGSLHGFSVSLVALFGAILTVLPVTGIWQWEQAKKRIGWDLLLFFAATLMLSNLLIKTGAVKWFAEQLIELLSMDSYFTVTLLLLLMTALLRLFFVNVLGFLTIMLPVTLAIGEAFPTHDPLFLTMGVFLIGIPGFTLITQSPIHLISYEYGYFNKRDLLRLGSGAFIIWFLVVLASIYGYWMMFYS comes from the coding sequence ATGAAAACGATGACTAATAAAAAACGACTGTTATTTGGCTTTAGTGTCTTACTTTATATCGTGACGTTTCTTCCTGTCACGGAAACATCGGAAATAATACGTGCTATTGCGTGCCTCATCATTATCCAAGTTCTTTGGATTGGTGGGGTCTTTCCATTAGCATTCAGTTCTTTGTTATTGATGTTATTGCTTTCTGTCCATTTCTTTACCTATGAAGAAACGCTGAGTTACTTTGCATCTGAGATTGTATGGTTGTTATTTTCAACATTTATTTTAGCAGGTGCATTTATTGAATCTGGCCTAGCTAGTAGGCTCTCGCTCAAACTGCTTTCTTTATCTAAAGGTTCGAGTCGCTTGCTAGTATTCTTTTCATTTGTACTGATGTTCATTTTGTCTTTATTCATTCCATCCAATGTCGGGAAGGCAAGTTTAGTGTCTTCAGTGCTAGATAGTATTATCAAGCATCTGCAGAAGATGGGATCCGTGGAGCGACTAGCGAAGTCTTTATTTATTGGCTTGACGCTAATTGTTCCGATATCAGGTGCTGTCGTTGCGACAGGGGCGAGTTCAACATTATACGCATACGGTTTACTCGGCGATGTAACGGTAGGACTTGACTATGTACAGTGGCTCTTATACATGGGGCCCCCCATAGTGATTTTTATGTTCTTTTTGTTCTTACTCTTTCTTATAGTCTTCCCTCCAGAACGAATCGATGGTCCGGAACTAGAAGGGTTGATTGAAGAGAAACTACTTGGACTTGGAAAAATGTCTGTGAATGAATGGAAAGTGTTAGCGATAATTGGCACTACCGTCGTGCTATGGATGACCGGCAGTTTACATGGGTTTTCTGTTTCACTTGTGGCATTATTCGGGGCGATTTTGACAGTGCTTCCGGTAACGGGAATTTGGCAATGGGAACAGGCGAAGAAGCGCATTGGCTGGGATCTATTGCTATTCTTCGCTGCAACTTTGATGTTATCCAATCTGCTCATCAAGACAGGAGCTGTCAAATGGTTTGCTGAACAATTAATCGAGCTATTATCCATGGACTCTTATTTTACGGTGACGCTGTTACTATTGCTAATGACTGCATTATTACGTTTGTTTTTCGTTAACGTACTGGGGTTTTTAACAATCATGTTACCTGTAACTCTTGCAATCGGCGAAGCATTCCCTACCCATGATCCATTGTTTTTAACAATGGGCGTATTTTTAATTGGAATACCAGGATTTACTTTGATTACGCAATCACCGATTCATTTAATCAGTTATGAGTACGGGTATTTCAATAAGCGAGATTTATTGCGTCTTGGGTCAGGGGCTTTTATTATTTGGTTCCTCGTTGTACTTGCTTCGATTTATGGATATTGGATGATGTTTTATTCATGA
- the acnA gene encoding aconitate hydratase AcnA produces MEQKNSGYRESTRDETTINGKRYQYISLQKLEEQGFSTIKQLPFTIRLLLESAVRHEDGQYITDEHIVALANWRGGSVGQEVPFKPARIVFQDFTGIPAIVDLASMRDAVASKGGDPSLVNPQIPVDLVIDHSVIIEHSGDELAYEKNLSIEYERNQERYEFVRWAQKSFENFHVVPPANGIVHQVNLEYLATGIRTELVNEVEWIYPDSLVGTDSHTPMINGIGTVGWGVGGIEAESAMLGQPLYFTIPDVVGVKLMGSLTDGVTATDLALTMTNRLRAHGVVGKFVEFYGEGLRHIPVTDRATISNMAPEYGATMSFFPTDEQTMDYFRQTGREDKVPLIESYLRAQGLFMEETTTPPTFSEVIEIDLGTIIPTVSGPKRPQDTVALADMKHSFEDVLKRPVNEGGYGKQRIKTRAIQDGSIVLASITSCTNTSNPSVMVAAGLLAKAATDLGLRVPSYVKTTLTPGSRVVTRYLEKADLLSSFEKLGFFVDGYGCATCCGNSGSLLEEAEKAITEDDLVVASILSGNRNFEGRVHPQIRANYLASPPLVVAFALAGRIDIDFNREPIGVGKNDQLIYLADLWPKAESIENIISETVTASLFREEYASIYSNKTWESISAAEGLLYDWDASSTYIQRAPYFDQADELSIEKNTKEMLPLLMLGDSITTDHISPAGHISLNSEAGKYLSEHGVSPRNYNNYGARRGNHHVMMRGTFANIRLRNQLVPGVEGGFTIHKATNEQVSIFEAARRYKVENRNLIVLAGKEYGTGSSRDWAAKGTSLLGVKVVLAESFERIHRSNLVGMGVLPIQFAEGFTASTLSLEGTEIYTLKIDDHAFIPGQRCDMHAVRTNGEVVCFPVTVRIDNVMEKDAYLHGGLLPSVAKNMLQNKR; encoded by the coding sequence ATGGAACAAAAAAATAGTGGGTATCGTGAATCAACTCGAGATGAAACGACAATCAATGGAAAACGATATCAGTATATATCATTGCAAAAGCTAGAAGAACAAGGGTTTTCCACTATCAAGCAACTCCCATTCACTATTCGCTTACTGCTTGAATCAGCAGTACGTCATGAAGATGGCCAGTACATAACCGATGAACATATAGTTGCCTTGGCCAATTGGCGTGGAGGTAGTGTAGGACAAGAAGTGCCCTTCAAACCAGCCCGTATTGTATTTCAAGATTTCACAGGAATTCCCGCTATTGTTGACTTGGCTTCAATGCGTGATGCGGTAGCTTCAAAAGGCGGTGATCCTAGCCTTGTCAATCCACAGATTCCAGTTGACTTGGTAATTGATCATTCCGTTATCATCGAACATTCTGGGGATGAATTGGCATATGAGAAAAACTTGTCCATAGAATATGAGCGCAATCAAGAGCGTTATGAATTTGTACGATGGGCGCAGAAAAGCTTTGAAAATTTTCATGTCGTACCACCTGCTAATGGCATCGTTCATCAAGTGAACCTTGAATATTTAGCGACAGGTATCCGAACGGAATTAGTAAATGAAGTGGAATGGATTTATCCGGATTCATTAGTTGGAACAGACTCGCATACTCCGATGATTAATGGAATTGGAACGGTTGGATGGGGTGTTGGGGGAATTGAAGCAGAGTCTGCTATGTTAGGGCAACCTCTTTATTTCACGATACCTGATGTAGTTGGCGTGAAGTTAATGGGTTCATTGACTGACGGGGTAACGGCCACAGACCTTGCGCTCACGATGACGAACAGATTACGTGCGCACGGTGTTGTTGGAAAGTTCGTGGAGTTTTACGGAGAAGGATTGCGTCATATCCCTGTAACCGATCGAGCAACAATATCCAATATGGCACCGGAATATGGTGCGACTATGAGCTTTTTCCCGACAGATGAACAAACTATGGATTACTTCCGTCAAACGGGTCGTGAGGATAAGGTGCCATTGATTGAAAGTTATTTACGTGCCCAAGGTCTATTCATGGAGGAAACAACTACACCGCCAACTTTTTCAGAAGTTATCGAGATAGATTTAGGTACGATTATTCCAACTGTCAGTGGACCGAAAAGACCGCAAGATACAGTAGCTCTTGCTGATATGAAGCATTCATTTGAAGATGTTTTAAAGAGACCAGTAAATGAAGGTGGCTATGGTAAACAACGTATTAAAACAAGAGCTATACAAGATGGTTCCATTGTTTTGGCTTCCATTACGAGTTGTACGAACACATCGAATCCATCTGTTATGGTGGCAGCAGGTTTACTAGCAAAGGCAGCTACAGATTTGGGGTTGCGTGTTCCGTCTTACGTTAAAACCACGCTAACTCCAGGTTCGCGTGTGGTCACACGTTACTTGGAAAAAGCAGATTTACTATCTTCTTTTGAAAAGCTCGGATTTTTTGTTGATGGATATGGTTGCGCCACGTGTTGTGGGAATAGTGGTTCGTTACTGGAGGAAGCTGAAAAAGCCATTACTGAAGATGATCTCGTAGTAGCATCCATTTTAAGTGGCAATCGCAACTTTGAAGGTAGGGTCCATCCACAGATCCGTGCAAATTATTTAGCTTCACCGCCTCTTGTAGTAGCTTTTGCATTGGCAGGCCGTATTGATATTGATTTCAATCGGGAGCCAATTGGTGTTGGGAAGAATGATCAACTTATCTACTTAGCAGATCTATGGCCTAAAGCAGAATCTATAGAAAATATAATATCAGAAACTGTGACGGCTTCTCTGTTCCGTGAAGAGTATGCTAGTATTTATTCGAATAAAACATGGGAATCAATTTCTGCTGCAGAAGGTTTATTGTATGATTGGGATGCATCGTCAACCTATATTCAACGCGCGCCGTATTTTGATCAAGCTGATGAATTGTCTATTGAAAAAAACACAAAAGAGATGCTTCCGCTTCTGATGTTAGGAGACTCTATTACGACAGACCATATCTCACCGGCTGGTCACATATCATTGAATAGTGAAGCAGGTAAGTATTTATCTGAACATGGGGTTAGCCCGCGTAATTATAATAATTACGGTGCACGTCGGGGGAATCATCATGTTATGATGCGTGGTACGTTTGCGAATATCCGTCTTCGCAATCAACTTGTTCCTGGCGTGGAAGGCGGTTTTACTATTCATAAAGCGACGAATGAACAAGTGAGTATATTTGAAGCGGCACGACGTTATAAAGTAGAGAATAGAAACCTGATTGTGCTGGCTGGAAAAGAATATGGAACAGGAAGCTCAAGAGATTGGGCTGCGAAAGGTACGTCATTACTCGGAGTGAAAGTCGTTCTTGCTGAAAGTTTTGAAAGAATCCATCGCAGTAATCTTGTTGGTATGGGCGTATTGCCAATTCAGTTTGCCGAAGGCTTCACTGCATCTACCCTTAGTTTAGAAGGAACGGAAATCTACACGCTTAAAATAGATGATCATGCATTCATACCGGGACAACGTTGTGATATGCACGCTGTTCGGACAAACGGAGAAGTAGTTTGTTTTCCTGTTACAGTAAGAATCGATAATGTTATGGAAAAAGATGCTTACTTGCATGGCGGTCTATTACCGTCTGTGGCAAAAAATATGTTGCAGAATAAACGATAG